The Sporosarcina ureae genomic sequence TTCTTTATAATATCTTCCTTTAAAAATGTCGTATAACGGAACTTCCACTGTTCCACTTCTTTTGTCTTTTTCCTGTCAGCTACCGGTTTTAGTAATTGATTCCGCTGCTTTACCCGTACAGAAAAAGTGTAGATTTCTTCTGTCGGTTTATTCTCAAGATTTCGAGGCATAATCACTTCATACACTTTTGATGCGATCGATTTACTGACATTCATTTTCTGATTGCTGTCAATCAATGGACGCGTTGCCGCGACACTATATACTACCGACTCAGAAAGACTTGTCTCACGATCAATAAAACGATTATCAGTAATTGTCTCGATGTATTGTCCGTTGCGGTAAATATCAAACTTCTCTACGTCCTTAATCCACTCCCATGACAGTGCAATTTGTGATGGGGCGACAATCGTTGTAATGACTAAGCGTTGTAAAGGATGTTCATCTTCCTGTACTTCTGTTAGGGCGGACGTCTGGATAACAATCACATCTTGAACCCGTCCTTCCTCCACTCGTTCCACTGTATATTGAAAAGGATGTGACGGGTCTAATTCACCATCCGTAAACTTCGGAGCCGTTCCTTCATATACTTGCCTGTCATTTTTATAAACACGATAATAACCACCTGTGTCACTCCATGTGAATGATATATCATCCAATGAATGAACCATCTGTTGAATTTCAAATAATTTCTCCATTTGCGATCTGCTCCCTTTTATCTATTTCATCTGAAACAGTTATACGCCTTCAGATAATTATGTAACATTCAGCATATCGTTATACCTCTTTGTCTATGCGGAATCGCTCATTTCCAAATACTTAGACCTTCTAATCCCAGTATTATTTCAACCTTTTTCATGTATATGATATAATTAGCCTGTCTGATACATAGCCACCACTAGGGGCGCCTTCTTTTCGGCTGAGA encodes the following:
- a CDS encoding DUF3238 domain-containing protein → MEKLFEIQQMVHSLDDISFTWSDTGGYYRVYKNDRQVYEGTAPKFTDGELDPSHPFQYTVERVEEGRVQDVIVIQTSALTEVQEDEHPLQRLVITTIVAPSQIALSWEWIKDVEKFDIYRNGQYIETITDNRFIDRETSLSESVVYSVAATRPLIDSNQKMNVSKSIASKVYEVIMPRNLENKPTEEIYTFSVRVKQRNQLLKPVADRKKTKEVEQWKFRYTTFLKEDIIKNPNLFSPIPYFTGDDRDFNPEGKSFRTRVDIEGEFIGGDSTLQFTKATGPSIGLNTMKRYKRHDHASVDGIDIDRLEGKSTEVHFTINHDVGNPLTTSPPIHYEVKAHVDQEGNIDLVGYHNDAPHHEIYLALDGEDWRSVHRTESEGLAYLSGVLGDNYWRYTTCN